A part of Leptospiraceae bacterium genomic DNA contains:
- a CDS encoding phage integrase N-terminal SAM-like domain-containing protein gives MIRELKLKTMSEKTIKSYVSYVNYLAKYYKKSPDKINREEVKNYLYHLRVNKQLSANTLNVVQCDTIFLHSCY, from the coding sequence ATGATTCGAGAATTAAAGCTCAAGACGATGAGCGAAAAAACGATAAAGAGTTACGTGTCATATGTAAATTATCTGGCAAAGTATTACAAAAAATCTCCAGATAAAATAAATCGAGAAGAAGTAAAGAATTATCTTTACCATTTAAGAGTTAATAAACAATTATCCGCTAATACATTGAATGTCGTACAGTGCGATACGATTTTTCTTCATTCATGTTATTAA
- a CDS encoding tyrosine-type recombinase/integrase, which translates to MKDIAKYKRPKSKPVVLSKSEVEAILNLTWNIKHKTILTLIYSAGLRVSEAAKLKVNQIDPDRMQIFVKDGKGGTDRYALLSPTTLKLLRDYIQEYKPVDYLFYARDKNKMKSFSVRAIQRAFKDALLKAGITKNASVHTLRHSFATHLLEAGVNMHHIQLLLGHFSPQATYIYLHVRRYDLMNINATLSSRS; encoded by the coding sequence GTGAAAGATATTGCTAAATACAAACGTCCCAAGAGTAAACCGGTTGTGTTAAGTAAATCAGAAGTGGAGGCTATTTTGAATTTAACCTGGAATATAAAGCACAAGACTATACTCACTCTCATCTATTCAGCAGGACTTCGAGTCAGTGAAGCAGCTAAGTTAAAGGTCAATCAAATAGACCCAGACAGAATGCAGATATTTGTCAAAGATGGAAAAGGTGGAACAGATCGTTATGCGCTATTGTCTCCCACTACTTTGAAATTGTTACGAGATTACATACAAGAATATAAACCTGTCGATTACCTATTTTACGCAAGAGATAAAAACAAGATGAAAAGCTTTTCTGTTCGTGCAATACAGCGTGCATTTAAGGATGCTCTTTTAAAAGCGGGGATAACAAAGAATGCCTCTGTCCATACTCTAAGACACTCTTTTGCAACACATCTTCTTGAAGCAGGGGTTAATATGCATCATATTCAACTTCTACTCGGACATTTTTCTCCTCAGGCTACATATATTTATTTACATGTCAGACGATACGATTTAATGAATATTAATGCTACTTTGTCAAGTCGGAGTTGA